In Hyalangium gracile, the genomic stretch GCCGTGCCCGTACCGGACGTAGGGCTGGAGGGGGCCGGGGTTGAAGGTGTCGATGAGCGCCTCGGTGGCCTCCACGACGTTCCCCGGCAGGGAGAGCCAGTCGAAGTGGGCGATGACGAGCCGGCCTCCAGGCACGAGCAGCCGCAGGGCCTCCCGGGCCGCGGCGGGCCGGTCGAACCAGTGCCAGCACTGGCCGGCGGTGACGAGCTCGAACGCGCCGGAGGTCTGCTCGGTGCGCTCGGCCGGGGCCCGCCGGTAGTCGATGGAGAGCCCCTCCTCGGAGGCGAGCCGCCGGGCCGTCTCCAGCATGGGCTCCGAGATGTCGAGCCCCGTGACGGAGCACCCGTGTCGCGCGAGCCCTCGGGCCAGCGTGCCCGTGCCCGTCCCGAGGTCCACGGCGCGCAGCCCGGGCCGCAGGACGCCCTCCTTCACGAGCCGCTCGAAGAAGGACTCTGGGAAGCCCGCGCGGTGCTTCGCGTAGTCGTCCGCCGTCCGCCCGAAGTCCGCCTGCATGACCGTCCTCCCTGCCGCTCCGAGGTTCATCTCGACAGCAAGTCGAGTCGAGTCGACAATTCTCCCGGAGGCTTCGACAGGCATGGTGAAGCGGAGCGATGGCCGGGCTCAAGCTCGATTCGATGATCGACATGAGGAGCTGATGACGGCGGCCCAGGCGTCGGCGCTGCTGGGCGTGAAGCGGGCGACGCTCTACACGTACGTGAGCCGAGGGCTCGTGCGGTGTGTGCCCGAGCCGGGCACCAAGGAGAACCGGTACGTCCGCGCGGACCTGGAGCGGCTGAAGGCGCGGCACGACGCCCGGGCGGGGCACGCGGCGGTGGCCTCGGGAGCGCTGCGCTGGGGCGAGCCCGTCATCGACTCGTCCATCTCCCGCGTGGGGGCGGAGGGGCTGGCCTATCGCAAGCACCTGGCGGTGGAGCTGGCGGTGCAAGGGCGCTCCTTCGAGCAGGTGGCGGAGCTGCTGTGGACGGGCGAGCTGCCGGACACCGCCATGCAGTGGCCAGCGCCCGAGCTTCCGTTTCCCCCCTCGTCGCTGGTGGGCCTGCTGCCCCGGGATGCGCCTCCGCTCACCGTGCTGTCGGCGGTGATGCCGCTGCTGGCGGCGGCGGACCCCGTTCGCTTCGCCGCGCCTCCGGAGCAGGAGCGGCTCCGGGCCCGACGCGTGCTGCGTCAGCTCGGAGCGTGGGTGGGCGGAGCTCAAGGGGCGTCGCGGGTGGCGCAGGCGCTGAAGGAAGAGACGGTGGCGGCCTCGCTGGCTCGGGCGCTGGGGGTGGAGGTGAGGCGAGCGGTGGAGCCCCTCAACCGGGCGCTGGTGCTGTGCGCGGACCACGAGCTGAACGTCTCCACCTTCACGGCGCGCGTGACGGCCTCCTCCGGAGCGGACCTCTATGCGTGCGTGAGCGCGGCGCTGGCGGCGCTCTCGGGCCCGCGGCATGGCGGCGCCTGCGACCGCATCGAAGCGCTGATGCAGGAGGTGGGGCGCCCGGAGCGCGCGGCCACGGTGGTGCGCGAGCGGCTGCGGCGGGGCGAGTCCGTCCCGGGTTTCGGACATCCGCTCTACCCGGAGGGAGATCCCCGCACGCCTCCGCTGCTGGAGGTGGCGTGGGGCGTGCGGCCGGAGCCCACCGCGGTGCGCATGGTGCGCGCGGTGGTGGAGGCCATGGCCGAGGCGGGGCACCCGCCACCCACGGTGGACCTTGGACTCGTGGCACTGTCGGCGGCGCTGGGGCTGCCTCCGGGCGCGGCGGCGGCGGTGTTCGCGGTGGGGCGCGCGGCGGGCTGGGTGGCCCACGTGCTGGAGCAGCGTGAGCAGGGCCACCTGCTGCGCCCACGTGCGAGGTACGTGGAGCCGCCTCCCCACCAGTCCACCCCCTGACCGGTCGCTGCCTGTCCGAACTGGTCTGCTTGTCATACCAGTTGGGTACCGGCCCGCGCACAGGGGGCCTCCCTGGCCGGGCAGTCCTTGGCGGAGGCGCCTCCCGAGCACCGGAGTACATCTGCTGGGGCCGATCGTTCACCGGTTGTCATGGTTCCCCACACACAGCGCGAGGTGGCGGACGCTCCCGCGGCAGGCTCCAGCAGCCCGCACTCCCCTCCCGGAGCAGCGACACCAACATGAGGACCGACGCACGGGCGGTCGGGGCCCGCGCCGCACCAGGAAGACACCATGCCTCGTTCCTATCGCTGGCCACATCCCCTGCTGCTGAGCCTGCTGCTGGGCCTGTCATCGGCCTGCTCGGAGTCCATCGACGGGCCCGACGGGCGGCGCGATCTGCTCTTCACCTTCGACGGGAGCACGCAGGGCTGGAGCTCCGGCTTCACGGACCTGGCGCCGATCCAGGAACCGAGCGTCGACTTCCTCTTCGAGCGCCGCGAGCTCCCCACCGAGACGCAGCTCATGGGAGGCGCGCTCTTCCTCTCGGGAAGGAACGTGAGCGACGACCTCTTCATGTTCGTCGCGCACCCGGTGGAGGACCTGAGGCCCGACACGCCCTACTCGCTCGTCTTCGAGCTGGAGCTGGCGAGCAACGCGGCCACGGGCTGCACGGGCATCGGCGGCGCTCCGGGCGAGAGCGTGTTCCTCAAGGTGGGAGCCGCGAGCGTCCAGCCCGCGCGCGTGACGAACGAGACGGGCCACTACCGGCTCAACGTGGACAAGGGGAACCAGTCGGAGGGCGGCGCCAACGCGCAGGTAGTGGGAGACATCGCCAATGGCTCGACGGACTGCACCAGCCCCACCTACCGGCGCATCACCCGGGACAACCGGGACGACCCGCTCCGCATCACCTCGAACAGCGAGGGTCGGCTCTGGCTGCTGGTCGGCACGGACTCGGGTTTCGAAGGCAACACCGCGCTCTACTTCGACACGATTCGTGTCGTCCTCGAGCCGGCCGAGCAATAGGGTGGACCCGTGACGACCACCCGCTCCTATCCCCCCTGGCTCATCGTCTCGCGGATGCTGGGCACCGCGGCGCTCATCGGCGCGCTGGCGGTGACGCTCAAGCCCGGCGTGGCGCCGCCCCTGCTCGGGCCCATCTTCATCTTCGCGTTCCTGGTGCTGCGCCTGGGCAGCGAGTGGACGCTCGCCATCCGCTACCCGGACGAAGAAGGCCGCCACCGACGCTCGGCGATCCTCAATACGGTGATCGCGCTCGTCGTGACGGCCTTCTGGTTCTACGCCCGCAGCCGCGGGCTGGGGCGCTGGGGCTGACTACACGTTGAAGCGGAAGTGCATGCAGTCGCCGTCCTGGACGACGTACTCCTTGCCTTCCACGCGCAGCAGGCCCTTCTCCTTCACGGCGGACTCGCTGCCGAGCTTGATCAGGTCCTCCCAGCGCATCACCTCGGCCTTGATGAAGCCGCGCTCGAAGTCCGAGTGGATGACGCCGGCCGCCTGGGGGGCCTTGTAGCCCTTGTGAATGGTCCAGGCGCGGCACTCCTGCTCGCCCACCGTGAAGTACGTGAACAGGCCCAGCAGCTTGTAGCCGGCGCGCACCACCTTGTGCAGGCCCGGCTCGCTCAGCCCGGCGCTCTCCAGGAAGCCCGGCCGCTCCTCCTCGGGCAACTGCTGGATCTCCGCCTCCATGGCCGCGGCGAGCACCACCACCTCGGCGCCCTCCTTCTGGGCCATCTCCTTCACGGCGCGCACGTGCGGAGACTCATCCTCCTTGCCGATCTGCCCCTCGGAGATGTTCGCCACGTACAGCACCGGCTTGTCCGTGAGCAGGAACAGCTCGCGGATGGCGGCGCGCTCGTCGTCCGTCAGCTTCTGTCCGCGCACGGTGATGCCCGCGTCCAGGCCAGCCTTGACCTTGTCCAGCAGCGTCAGCTCCGCCTTGGCCTCGTCGCCCGCCTTGCCGCCCATCTTGGCGTTGCGCTGGGCGCGCTCGCGGCGCTTCTCCACCGTCTCCAGGTCCTTGAGGCACAGCTCCGTGTCCACCACGTCCCGGTCCCGCACCGGATCCACGCCGCCCTCGACGTGGGTGACGTTGTCATCCACGAAGCAGCGCAGCACGTGCAGCACCGCGTCCACCTGGCGGATGTTGGCCAGGAACTGGTTGCCCAGGCCCTCGCCCTTGGAGGCGCCTCGCACCAGGCCGGCGATGTCCACGAACTCCAGCGAGGTGGGGATCTTCTTCAGGGGCTTGATGAGCACCGACAGCTTGTCCAGCCGCTCGTCCGGCACCGGCACCACGCCCACGTTCGGCTCGATGGTGCAGAACGGGTAGTTGGCCGCCTGAGCACCGGCGGCGGACAGCGCATTGAAGAGGGTGGACTTGCCCACGTTGGGCAGCCCGACGATTCCGATGGAGAGACCCATGACGGTTCCTTGGAACAGCTCCGGCGGCGGGCTGCTTCCCGGCGAGCCGGGCTAGGCGCGCGGGGTACCGCCCGGCGTGGGCAGGCCCTTGACGAACTGCTCGGCCAGCGCGCGGTGCTTGGCGTCATCCATCCGCTCGGCGATGAGCTTGCCCGCCACCTCGACGGCCAGGTCCACCGCCATGGCGCGGATGTCCGCGACGGCCTTGGCGCGCTGGTCCTCGATCTCGCGCCGGGCCTGGGCCTTGAACTCCTCGGCCTCCTTGCGGCTCTTGGCCATCAGCTCCTCGCGGTACTTCTCCACGTCCTGCTGGTTGCGGCGCATCATCTCCGCGGCCTCCTGGCGGGCCTGGGCGATGGCCGTCTTCTGCTCGGCCAGCAGCTTCTCGGCCTCGGCGCGCTCGCGCTTGGCGCTCTCGATGGCGCTGGCGATCTGCTTCTCGCGCTCCTCGACGAGCGAGAGGATGGGGCCCCACGCCTTCCAGCGCAGCACCACGAGGACGAGGATGAAGGTGATGAGGGTCCAGAAGATGAGGCCCGGGCGGACCTCCAGGAAGCTGGCGGCGAGGAGGAGGGTGTTCATCGAAGTCATCCTTCGCGGAAGGGCGGGAGGGTACGGCGAGAGTTCACGACGTCGGAGGCCTGGGGCCTCGTGCTCCACGGGGGGAGCGGGCCGCGGCGCGGCGCCCGCGGAGAAGCGCGAGCGCCGGACCGGGGTTGCTGCCTGCTCGACTAGGTCTTGGTGGCGAGCAGGATGCAGATCACCAGCGCGAACAGCGTGGCGCCTTCGATGAGCGCCGCGGCGATGATCATGGAGGTGCGGATGTCGCCGCCGGCGGCCGGCTGACGGCCCGTGGCCTCCATGGCGGAGGCGGCCAGCTTACCGATGCCGAGGCCGGCACCGATGATGGCGAGGCCGGCGCCAATGCCGGCGGAGAGGAACGCGAGAGCGAGGTTGGTCATGGGAGCACTTCTTCTTTCTTCGTAGGTAGGACCCGCTTGTGGGGGGGTCGTCGTCCCTTTTGGACTACCTCCGGCGACCTTTCGAATCGCCGGGTTCTTTCCGGGGCGCCCGCTGCTACCGGAGGCCCCGCCAACTCAGAGGAGCCTGCTCAGACGTGGTGGCCGCGGCCGTGGTCGTGGCTCACCGCGCCCTCGTGGTGGCCCTCGCCGTGCTCGTGGGCGTGGTCACCGTGGTGGCCCATGGCCACGCCCATGCCGATGAAGAGCGCCGAGAGCATGGTGAAGACGTAGGCCTGCACGAAGGCCACGAACAGCTCCAGGAAGTAGATGCCCATCGCGAAGGGCACGGCCACCAGGCCCACCGCCGCGCTGTTCATCATGAAGATGAGGCCGAGCAGGAAGAAGATGACGATGTGGCCCGCCAGCATGTTGGCGAACAGACGCATCGTGAGGGCGAAGGGCTTGGTGAACAGGCCCAGGATCTCCACCGGAATCATGATGGGCCACAGCGCGAAGTGCACGCCGCCGGTGAGGTGCGCCAGGTAGCCGCCGAAGCCCGCCGCGCGGATGCCCGCCACCTGGGTGAGGACGAAGGTGCACAGCGCCAGGGCGCAGGTGACGGCGATGTTGCCCGTGGCCGTGGCCATCCAGGGGAACAGGCCCAGCATGTTCATGAAGAGGATGAAGAAGAACGCGGTGAGCAGGAAGGGCACGTAGCGCGGGCCCTCCTCCTTGCCGATGTTCTTGATGGCCAGCTCGTCCCGGACGAAGAGCACCAGCATCTCGAAGATGTTGGCGCCCGCCCCGCGCGGCACCAGCTTCGACTTGTCGCGGTTGCTCCAGATGAGGATGGAGCCGATGAGCAGCAGCGCCGCCAGCCACATCATCACCGTGTGCTTGGTGATGGACAGGTCCAGGCAGCCGGCCAGCAGCCCCGGGTGCGCCGCGCCGTGTCCGCCCTCGGCCGCGCCGTGCTCGCCCGCGGGCGCCGCGCAGGCCCCCTCCTTCAGGGGGATGAGGATCTGCGGCAGGTGGATGGTCACGTGGTCGTGGCTGAGGGGAATCTCGAACTCGTACTCCGGCGAGTCCGCCACGTGGTGCATGATGAAGCCGGCCACGTCCTCCTTGGGTTGATCGCCCGCCGCGGCCGACGGCTCCGCGGCCAGCGCGATACCGGCGAACAGACTGGCGAACAGGACCATTGCCTTGCGCATCACTCGTCTCCGCTCGCCGCGCTCTTGGAGGCGGCGTTCACGTAGCTGATCTCCACCCACTGCAGCACAAAGTAGACGCCGAAGAAGCCGACGACGAATCCCCACGGCCCCATTCCCCGCGACACCATCGCGTACAGCCCGGCCCCCACCGTCACCGCCCGGAGCGCGAACACCAGGCCCACCACCTTCAGCGCCGCCGGGAGGCTGCGCCGCACCGCCCTTCGCTTCAGCGCCAGCGACACCACCCCGGTGAGCGCAGCCAACCCCGTGCCCCACAACGCCGGCCACCGGTGCTCGGGCGCCTGCGGCAGTCCCGCCGCCAGCGCCATGCCCACCACCGCCACCCCCGCCGCCACCATCGCGTGGTTCTGGAAGGTCTCCCCTGCCCCGGCCGTGTCCTTCACTTCTTCTTCCCCAGCCGGGTCATCTCATGCAGGAACCCGTAGAAGCCCACCACGGTGCCCACCACGCTCAACCCCACCAGCATCCAGGGCTTGGTCCCCAGCCACCGGTCCAGCAGCAGCCCGCCGATCACCCCCACCGCCGTCCCGCCCACCATCTTCCAGACCGCGGAGATGTAGGGCATGGCCGCCCTCATCTGCCGGGCGCTCGGGCCCAGCTCGCTGCCTTCCTGCCCCTCTCCACCCTGTTCCCGGGGCTCCTCTGCCATCGGACGCCTCACCAACTCCCGGGAAAGCCTGAGGTTTCCGCCGCCGCCGCCGCCGCCAGAATCCACGCGCGCGCGCCGCTTAGCACTGAAGATGCGGCATGCGCAACCGCTACCGTCGGCGGGGGGGGCCCAGGTACCAGTCCGGGTTAGGGCTGCGGGAAGCGCAGGTTGGGGAACGGGAGGGCCCGTCGGGCTCGCGGGGCCGCTCGCGCGGCTAGCGCGGCCAGCCCACCCTCACCAGCGTACCGCTCGGATCCGAGACCGCGAACTCCCGGATGCCCCAGGGCTTGTCCTCCGCCTGGCGGCCGAAGCGGGCGGCGAGCGCGTCCACATTCTGGGCGTAGAAGTAGACGCCGTAGGGGTTGCGTTCGGGGACCACCCAACCCGGGACCGTGCCGGTCAGATGGACGCGCGCCCCACTCGGGTCCCGCAGGATGCGGTAGCGCTCCGCGGGGTAGATCGACTCCGCCTTGAAGCCCAGGCGCTCATAGAAGGCCTGGCTCTCATCGAGGTCATCGCAGGGAATGATGGGGACGAGGCCATGCTCCAGGTCCATCGGCGAGGCTCCTTGGTGGCTTCACTGCGCCTGACTCTAGACCAGGGGCGCGAGCCCACGTCCCGCTACTTCCACAGTCGCCATCACCGCCCCACCAGCGCCAGCTTGAGAAGGGACTCCCTGCTCATGGGAGGAGGACACCATGCCGAAGCCACTCCACCTCACCTCGCCCCGCTTCCAGGACGGCGAGACCATCCCCATCGCCTTCACCTGCGAGGGAGAGGACAGGTCCCCGCCCCTCCACTGGGAAGAAGTCCCCCCCGGGACGCGCAGCCTGGCCCTCGTCGTCGAGGACCCCGACGCGCCGGATCCTCGCCACCCCCAGCGCACCTGGTGCCACTGGCTCCTCTACAACCTGCCTCCCGGCACCCGGGACATCCCCGAGGGCGCACGCCCCGACATGCTGCCCAGAGGAGCCCTCGAGGGACTGAATGACTGGCAGCGCCCCGGCTACGGAGGCCCGTGCCCGCCCATCGGCCGCCACCGCTACTTCTACCGCCTGTACGCCCTGGACACCGTGCTGCCAGACCTGGGCTCGCCCACTCGCGACCAGCTGCTCGCGGCCATCCGAGGCCACGTGCTCGCGGAGGCGGAGCTGATCGGCACCTACGAGAAGACCCACCCCCACGTCAGCGCCTGAGTCTCCGCCACCCGGCCAACAGTGGGGCCCCCCCGAGTCGGGACGGTCGCTTCCCCTCGGAGGGTCCCGGGTGCGATGTTTCGCGCCTGTGACGACGTCCAGTGAAGCCGGCACGCAGTACCGGCACTTCGACGCGATGCCCCTCTGTCTTGGAGTCATCCGGGACGGGCGGGTCATCTACGCCAATGCGTCGCTGCTGGACCTGCTGGGGCGCCCCACCGGGGAGCTGATCGGGCGCTCCGTTCAGGAGCTGCTCCGGCGCTTCCCCGAGGGCGAGGCGCTGCTGGAGCGCCACACGCGCCGCATGCGCGGAGAGGACGTGCCCTCGGTGTTCGAGCTCCTGCTGCGCACCCCCGCCGGGGAGCGGCGCGTGGAGGTGTCCATCTCCGTCGAGGGGCAGGACGCGCTGCTGCTCGTCCGGGACATGAGCGCCCGCGCCCACCACCGCACCGTGCTCCAGCGGCTGGCGGAGCTGGGCGCCAGCCTGCCCGGCATGGGCACCGAGAAGGAGGTGCTCACCCGCGTCTTCGACGGGCTGGTGGAGCTGGGCTTCACCTTCGCCTACGTGATGCCGGTGGGCGAGCGGGCCCTGCTCGAGCGGCTGTACGTGCCCCCCGAGCTCTCCGAGCCGTCCATGGAGCGCGCCTGGAGGGAGGGGATGACGGGCCTCTGGTCTCCCCTGCTGGAGCGCACCTGGCAGGAGGGCTCGGCGTATGCCCCCGAGTTCGCCCGGGAGGCCTTCCACTTCTTGAGGGAGGAGCTCCCGGACCGGCTGCGCAAGCGCCTCACCGAGGCCCGGCTCCACGTCATCGGCGTGCGCATCGAGGTCAGCGGCATGCGCCGGGCGGTGCTCGTGGTGGCCACGCCCTGGCTGCGCGAGGAGGAGCTGCCCCCGCTGCGGCTCTTCGGCGCCCAGGTGTCCGCCGCGCTGGACGCGGCGCTCACCATCTCCCAGCTGTCCGCGCAGAACACCTCGCTGGCCGCGCTCAACCGCCTGGCCTCCACGGCGGCCACCGCCCGCGAGCCCCGGGACTTCTTCGGCCCCGGCACCAAGGAGATCACCCGGCTGCTGGACTGCCAGGCGCTGGGCCTCTTCCTGCGCAAGGACGGCTCCGAGGAGATGGAGCTGGTGTACGCCCAGGGCCTGGACGCCATCAGCGCCGAGCAGTACGGGCGGATGCCGGTGCGCGGCAGCATCTCCGGCCAGGCCATGGAGCAGGGCTCGGCGCTGGTGCTGGAGGCCGAGTCCTGCACCGGCCCCACGCGCCAGCACATGCTGCGCCAGGGCTACTCCACGGTGGCGGTGGTGCCGCTGCGGGTGCGCTCGCGCCTGGTGGGCACGCTGGTGGTCGCCTTCCGTCAGCGCCGCGGGCTGTCGCACCTGGAGCGCGAGACGCTCCAGGCCATGGGCGCGCACTTCGCCGCCGCCACCGAGTCCCACCGCCTGCTCACCGAGGTGCGCCGCCGCGCGGATGATCTCGCCCTCATCCACGAGGTGAGCCGGAAGATGGTGGCCACCCTGGAGATGGATCTGCTGATGCAGATCGGCGTGGAGGGCCTGGCGCTCATCGCCCGCTCGCCGGACGCCGCCCTGCTGCTGCTGGACGCCCAGGGCCAGCGGCTGGAGCTGCGCGCCTCCGTCCACCACAAGCCGGAGCTCCAGGGCCTGTCCGTGTCCATCCGGCCCCAGGATGGCTCGCTCTCGGCCAGGACGCTCCAGACGCGCATGCCCATCATCGTGGAGGCCGCGGAGAAGGATCCGAGCCTCCACCGGCTGGCCCAGGAGCTGGGCATCACCGCCGCGCTGATGCTGCCCCTGGTGGTGCGCGAGCGCGCCATCGGCGTGGCCATCATCCTCGAGACGTCCGGGCCGCGCCGCTTCACGGACTCGGAGGTGGAGCGCGCCTCCGCCATCACCAACCAGCTGGCGCTGGCGCTGGAGCAGGCCCGCCTCATCGAGGACCTCAAGAAGAGCTACGCGGAGCTGGCCCGCACGCAGGAGCAGCTCGTCCAGCGCGAGCGGCTCGCGGCGCTCGGCGAGCTGGCGGCGGTGGTGGCCCACGAGGTGCGCAACCCCCTGGGCGCCATCTTCAACTCCGTCTCCTATATCCGCCGCCTCATCGGCACCTCCAACCCCGCGCTGCCGCTGGTGGAGATCGTCGCGGAGGAGGCCGACCGGCTCAACCGCATCGTGGACGACCTGCTGCACTTCGCGCGGCCGCCCTC encodes the following:
- a CDS encoding ATP synthase F0 subunit C — encoded protein: MTNLALAFLSAGIGAGLAIIGAGLGIGKLAASAMEATGRQPAAGGDIRTSMIIAAALIEGATLFALVICILLATKT
- a CDS encoding AtpZ/AtpI family protein, producing MPYISAVWKMVGGTAVGVIGGLLLDRWLGTKPWMLVGLSVVGTVVGFYGFLHEMTRLGKKK
- a CDS encoding class I SAM-dependent methyltransferase — protein: MQADFGRTADDYAKHRAGFPESFFERLVKEGVLRPGLRAVDLGTGTGTLARGLARHGCSVTGLDISEPMLETARRLASEEGLSIDYRRAPAERTEQTSGAFELVTAGQCWHWFDRPAAAREALRLLVPGGRLVIAHFDWLSLPGNVVEATEALIDTFNPGPLQPYVRYGHGMGLYPQWFQDAGAAGFVRLQSFSFDVDVPYTHEGWRGRVRASAKVGGSLPNDQVARFDEAHAALLSARFPRDPLSIPHRVFALLATRP
- a CDS encoding GAF domain-containing protein yields the protein MTTSSEAGTQYRHFDAMPLCLGVIRDGRVIYANASLLDLLGRPTGELIGRSVQELLRRFPEGEALLERHTRRMRGEDVPSVFELLLRTPAGERRVEVSISVEGQDALLLVRDMSARAHHRTVLQRLAELGASLPGMGTEKEVLTRVFDGLVELGFTFAYVMPVGERALLERLYVPPELSEPSMERAWREGMTGLWSPLLERTWQEGSAYAPEFAREAFHFLREELPDRLRKRLTEARLHVIGVRIEVSGMRRAVLVVATPWLREEELPPLRLFGAQVSAALDAALTISQLSAQNTSLAALNRLASTAATAREPRDFFGPGTKEITRLLDCQALGLFLRKDGSEEMELVYAQGLDAISAEQYGRMPVRGSISGQAMEQGSALVLEAESCTGPTRQHMLRQGYSTVAVVPLRVRSRLVGTLVVAFRQRRGLSHLERETLQAMGAHFAAATESHRLLTEVRRRADDLALIHEVSRKMVATLEMDLLMQIGVEGLALIARSPDAALLLLDAQGQRLELRASVHHKPELQGLSVSIRPQDGSLSARTLQTRMPIIVEAAEKDPSLHRLAQELGITAALMLPLVVRERAIGVAIILETSGPRRFTDSEVERASAITNQLALALEQARLIEDLKKSYAELARTQEQLVQRERLAALGELAAVVAHEVRNPLGAIFNSVSYIRRLIGTSNPALPLVEIVAEEADRLNRIVDDLLHFARPPSPSPTPIPLRKLLEDSVRSALTDATGKVEVEWDLEADVPVLVDERMIRQAFLNLALNAVQAMPQGGTLRVGVCRATGPRPEVQVEFTDTGTGIHPDLRSRIFEPFFTTKAKGTGLGLAIVKRIVESHAGRVTLESEPGQGTTFRLFLPCEPEAAQAPLQAEA
- the ychF gene encoding redox-regulated ATPase YchF → MGLSIGIVGLPNVGKSTLFNALSAAGAQAANYPFCTIEPNVGVVPVPDERLDKLSVLIKPLKKIPTSLEFVDIAGLVRGASKGEGLGNQFLANIRQVDAVLHVLRCFVDDNVTHVEGGVDPVRDRDVVDTELCLKDLETVEKRRERAQRNAKMGGKAGDEAKAELTLLDKVKAGLDAGITVRGQKLTDDERAAIRELFLLTDKPVLYVANISEGQIGKEDESPHVRAVKEMAQKEGAEVVVLAAAMEAEIQQLPEEERPGFLESAGLSEPGLHKVVRAGYKLLGLFTYFTVGEQECRAWTIHKGYKAPQAAGVIHSDFERGFIKAEVMRWEDLIKLGSESAVKEKGLLRVEGKEYVVQDGDCMHFRFNV
- the atpB gene encoding F0F1 ATP synthase subunit A, with the protein product MRKAMVLFASLFAGIALAAEPSAAAGDQPKEDVAGFIMHHVADSPEYEFEIPLSHDHVTIHLPQILIPLKEGACAAPAGEHGAAEGGHGAAHPGLLAGCLDLSITKHTVMMWLAALLLIGSILIWSNRDKSKLVPRGAGANIFEMLVLFVRDELAIKNIGKEEGPRYVPFLLTAFFFILFMNMLGLFPWMATATGNIAVTCALALCTFVLTQVAGIRAAGFGGYLAHLTGGVHFALWPIMIPVEILGLFTKPFALTMRLFANMLAGHIVIFFLLGLIFMMNSAAVGLVAVPFAMGIYFLELFVAFVQAYVFTMLSALFIGMGVAMGHHGDHAHEHGEGHHEGAVSHDHGRGHHV
- a CDS encoding YbhB/YbcL family Raf kinase inhibitor-like protein codes for the protein MPKPLHLTSPRFQDGETIPIAFTCEGEDRSPPLHWEEVPPGTRSLALVVEDPDAPDPRHPQRTWCHWLLYNLPPGTRDIPEGARPDMLPRGALEGLNDWQRPGYGGPCPPIGRHRYFYRLYALDTVLPDLGSPTRDQLLAAIRGHVLAEAELIGTYEKTHPHVSA
- a CDS encoding citrate/2-methylcitrate synthase, giving the protein MVKRSDGRAQARFDDRHEELMTAAQASALLGVKRATLYTYVSRGLVRCVPEPGTKENRYVRADLERLKARHDARAGHAAVASGALRWGEPVIDSSISRVGAEGLAYRKHLAVELAVQGRSFEQVAELLWTGELPDTAMQWPAPELPFPPSSLVGLLPRDAPPLTVLSAVMPLLAAADPVRFAAPPEQERLRARRVLRQLGAWVGGAQGASRVAQALKEETVAASLARALGVEVRRAVEPLNRALVLCADHELNVSTFTARVTASSGADLYACVSAALAALSGPRHGGACDRIEALMQEVGRPERAATVVRERLRRGESVPGFGHPLYPEGDPRTPPLLEVAWGVRPEPTAVRMVRAVVEAMAEAGHPPPTVDLGLVALSAALGLPPGAAAAVFAVGRAAGWVAHVLEQREQGHLLRPRARYVEPPPHQSTP
- a CDS encoding VOC family protein; the encoded protein is MDLEHGLVPIIPCDDLDESQAFYERLGFKAESIYPAERYRILRDPSGARVHLTGTVPGWVVPERNPYGVYFYAQNVDALAARFGRQAEDKPWGIREFAVSDPSGTLVRVGWPR
- the atpF gene encoding F0F1 ATP synthase subunit B; amino-acid sequence: MNTLLLAASFLEVRPGLIFWTLITFILVLVVLRWKAWGPILSLVEEREKQIASAIESAKRERAEAEKLLAEQKTAIAQARQEAAEMMRRNQQDVEKYREELMAKSRKEAEEFKAQARREIEDQRAKAVADIRAMAVDLAVEVAGKLIAERMDDAKHRALAEQFVKGLPTPGGTPRA